The Neodiprion fabricii isolate iyNeoFabr1 chromosome 4, iyNeoFabr1.1, whole genome shotgun sequence genome window below encodes:
- the LOC124181105 gene encoding wee1-like protein kinase, whose protein sequence is MEVSQKLNFDACDIEDEELNISCRTNSSGCDVDDVLNSSADDLECSPFHQPRKLSFSAAMECGDNDSIQKSPTIAVTGSNGVKIPSREGGPGESPMELSSSPPYKRVRALRLLDSPATPKTLIEKSINHTPLPSRCTRLFHPEKPRAVASCYPTKSDKPTANVNPFTPNGMLLTARKRTRSKRSLNGSPDIRIPKFDLVDSEDSDNEVAQPTKRVALHASNISRYHQEFHELELIGIGEFGSVYKCINRLDGCIYAVKKSIKPVAGSVNEKNALNEVYAHAVLGKHQHVVRYYSAWAEDNHMIIQNEYCNGGSLADAISNLPADKRHLSEAEMRQLLLHVAEGLRYIHSMQLVHMDIKPGNIFISKEKRLHTVNYDSADDGFDEEETVEEEITYKIGDLGHVTSISNPQVEEGDCRYLPAEILHEDFTHLPKADIFALGLTVYEAGGGGALPKNGPEWHEIRNGNLKELPHYSRDLNELLKLMIHPKPEMRPSAVSLIQNRVLSPFGNKTKAQLRRELNAEKLKNEILMKQLQEAAKCLKTIAPNMGAINLSTNFGGYRLRPTTTRTSSRAVGKKVNRSNSTTNF, encoded by the exons ATGGAGGTCTCTCAAAAGCTGAATTTCGACGCCTGCGACATCGAGGATGAGGAACTGAACATCAGCTGTCGCACGAACAGTTCGGGTTGTGATGTTGACGACGTGTTGAATTCCTCAGCAGATGATTTAGAATGCTCACCTTTCCATCAACCCAGGAAACTCTCGTTCAGTGCCGCAATGGAATGCGGCGATAATGACTCTATACAGAAAAGTCCGACAATCGCAGTAACAG GTTCTAATGGAGTAAAAATACCTTCTCGAGAAGGAGGACCTGGCGAATCACCAATGGAATTGTCTAGCAGCCCACCTTACAAACGCGTTAGAGCACTACGGTTATTAGATTCACCTGCCACACCAAAAACTCTGATAGAAAAAAGTATCAACCATACTCCATTGCCTTCAAGATGCACTAGGCTTTTTCACCCAGAGAAACCACGAGCAGTGGCTTCGTGTTATCCGACAAAGTCTGATAAACCAACAGCTAATGTTAACCCTTTCACACCTAATGGAATGTTACTCACTGCCAGAAAAAGAACTCGGTCCAAGCGCAGTCTTAATGG TTCTCCTGACATCCGAATTCCCAAGTTTGATCTTGTTGATTCAGAGGACTCGGACAATGAAGTAGCACAACCAACGAAGCGTGTTGCGCTCCATGCATCAAACATATCTAGGTACCACCAAGAGTTCCATGAACTCGAACTAATCGGTATTGGGGAGTTCGGCTCTGTATACAAATGTATCAATAGACTAGACGGCTGCATCTATGCAGTAAAGAAGAGCATTAAACCTGTAGCTGGAAGTGTAAACGAAAAGAATGCTCTGAACGAAGTATACGCCCATGCCGTACTTGGCAAGCATCAGCACGTAGTGCGCTACTACTCTGCATGGGCTGAAGATAACCATATGATCATTCAAAACGAGTACTGCAATGGTGGGAGTTTGGCTGATGCCATTTCTAATCTTCCAGCCGATAAGAGGCACTTGTCGGAAGCCGAAATGCGCCAACTTTTGTTGCATGTTGCAGAAGGCCTTAGATACATACATTCTATGCAATTAGTTCACATGGATATTAAGcctggaaatatttttatttcaaaagaaaagaggcTCCATACCGTTAATTATGATTCTGCTGATGACGGGTTTGATGAGGAAGAGACCGTCGAAGAAGAAATAACTTATAAAATTGGAGATTTGGGTCACGTCACTTCAATTAGTAACCCGCAAGTTGAAGAAGGCGACTGCAGATATCTTCCAGCAGAAATTCTTCATGAAGACTTTACTCATTTACCTAAGGCTGATATTTTTGCATTGGGTTTAACAGTTTATGAAGCTGGAGGTGGGGGTGCTTTGCCTAAAAATGGTCCCGAATGGCATGAAATTAGGAATGGAAACCTCAAGGAGCTACCACATTATAGTAGAGATCTGAACGAATTATTAAAG CTGATGATTCATCCAAAACCAGAGATGCGACCATCTGCAGTATCGTTAATTCAAAACAGAGTTTTATCCCCATTTGGGAATAAGACCAAAGCTCAACTACGGCGGGAGCTAAATGCTGAGAAACTTAAAAATGAAATCCTGATGAAGCAACTTCAAGAAGCTGCCAAGTGCCTAAAAACTATTGCACCCAACATGGGTGCTATCAATCTCTCTACAAATTTTGGGGGATATAGATTGAGGCCGACAACAACCAGAACCTCTTCACGGGCAGTTGGCAAAAAGGTTAATCGTAGTAATAGTACGACAAATTTTTGA